In a genomic window of Rhopalosiphum maidis isolate BTI-1 chromosome 4, ASM367621v3, whole genome shotgun sequence:
- the LOC113555559 gene encoding uncharacterized protein LOC113555559 codes for MRTVLSLCVVITAALACPLTDKKPACCCNLPKICPATWNVKQFESQCSTVAFQGTWYVQMVTPTYIKGNNPLKTGLFCNTYPSTRNQLIFQDTTPCDNTDYNIEYVVTDSSYNLYTQCPETTKKLFSPAYGKDSKYAIFNVGTEKYYKIPLIETYPFIDENLIRHKISGSCQREYTVAVIGADEHWKEYMVLAVINRYKNLFCDNDHIIWVITRDVAPKWSTYNKAFEDIQKSGLNPYHLISVDHSLDSLPSLPTAPSGPLGPLGPSGPSGPSGPLGPSGPSGPSGPSGPSGPSGPLGPSGPTGPLEPTITPGDVNNVVQQTTVSKSTTKSITTDSSSTSTTTVETSTVVIEISSDFTSTYEIGQCDLYNGIQILKSLDTKAIRRALSGKYYLAEATPCSYFDIPNSRVGILNTAFPACSMQLIFDDISMDTWDYNTPHMMMDRGYNMKTGEIQETRSYISSLYPADHPYGSTVFSIYSEGYYPDTIEELMKLKLDGMICKPPSDIYKHQIIASIIGYNEDDYLLLCLANQYKNPFFTSEPVYQVYAYTRDRIPSQKTMNNINQELLRAGYNPNYLIKIDQTTEIDVEYVFETSYYESTTSCWSSSSSSYSSTTTSYSSSSISSTISNGC; via the exons atGAGGACTGTACTGAGTCTTTGCGTTGTTATTACTGCTGCTTTGGCATGCCCACTAACAGACAAAAAACCAGCTTGCTGTTGCAATTTGCCTAAAATATGCCCTGCTACATGGAACGTTAAGCAATTTGAATCCCAATGT tcTACTGTTGCATTCCAAGGAACATGGTACGTACAAATGGTAACACCAACATACATCAAAGGGAACAACCCATTGAAAACCGGATTGTTCt GTAACACTTATCCAAGCACCAGAAATCAATTGATATTCCAGGATACCACACCTTGTGATAATACTGACTACAACATCGAATACGTAGTGACTGATTCATCATACAATCTTTA tacacAATGTCCGGAAaccactaaaaaattattcagtcCAGCATATGGAAAAGACAGCaaatatgcaatttttaaCGTCGgtacagaaaaatatt ataaaatccCACTAATTGAAACATATCCATTTATTGACGAAAATTTAATCAGACACAAAATCAGTGGTTCCT GTCAGAGAGAATACACAGTCGCTGTAATTGGAGCCGATGAACATTGGAAAGAGTATATGGTTTTGGCTGTGATCAACAGATATAAAAACTTGTTCTgcg acAATGATCATATCATCTGGGTAATAACAAGAGATGTTGCCCCTAAAtggagtacctataataaagcATTCGAAGACATTCAGAAGAGTGGTCTTAACCCATACCATTTGATAAGTGTTGATCATTCGCTAGACTCATTGCCTTCATTACCTACTGCACCTTCAGGACCTTTAGGACCTTTAGGACCTTCAGGACCTTCAGGACCTTCAGGACCTTTAGGACCTTCAGGACCATCGGGACCTTCAGGACCTTCAGGACCTTCAGGACCTTCAGGACCTTTAGGACCTTCAGGACCTACAGGACCTTTAGAACCTACAATCACACCTGGAGATGTCAATAATGTGGTACAACAAACTACCGTCTCTAAATCAACAACCAAATCCATTACTACTGACAGTTCATCTACTTCAACAACTACAGTAGAGACATCAACTGTTGTAATCGAGATAAGCTCAGATTTCACTAGCACTTATGAAATTGGACAATGTGATTTATACAATGGTATCCAAATCTTGAAGAGCCTGGATACTAAAgct ATCAGACGCGCCTTGTCTGGAAAATATTACTTGGCCGAAGCAACACCTTGCTCGTATTTCGATATCCCCAATTCTAGAGTCGgtattttaa ATACTGCTTTCCCTGCATGCTCGATGCAACTTATTTTCGACGATATATCCATGGATACGTGGGATTACAATACTCCTCATATGATGATGGACCGCGGTTATAACATGAA gacCGGTGAAATTCAAGAAACGAGAAGCTATATTTCTTCACTGTATCCTGCAGACCATCCATACGGTTCAACTGTTTTCTCAATATATTCTGAAGGATATT ATCCAGATACAATTGAAGAATTGATGAAACTTAAATTAGATGGAATGATTTGCAAACCGCCCTcagatatat ACAAACACCAAATCATTGCAAGTATTATTGGATACAATGAAGACGATTACCTATTGCTGTGCCTTGCTAACCAGTACAAGAACCCATTCTTTA CTTCGGAACCAGTATACCAAGTCTATGCCTATACAAGAGATAGAATTCCATCCCAGAAAACTATGAACAATATAAATCAAGAATTATTGCGCGCTGGATATAATCCAAATTACTTGATCAAAATAGATCAGACCACGGAAATAGATGTAGAATACGTATTTGAAACTTCATATTATGAATCGACAACTTCATGCTGGAGTAGTAGTAGCAGTAGTTATAGTTCGACTACTACATCTTACTCATCTTCATCAATAAGTTCGACTATTAGCAATGGgtgttaa